The Struthio camelus isolate bStrCam1 chromosome 5, bStrCam1.hap1, whole genome shotgun sequence genome has a segment encoding these proteins:
- the C5H11orf58 gene encoding small acidic protein, protein MSSARESQAHHGLKRAASPDGSSSWEAADLGNEERKQKFLRLMGAGKKEHTGRLVIGDHRSTSHFRTGEEDKKMNEELESQYQQSMDSTMSGRNRRHCGLGFSEFQEGEEQEEAAGDSSEHESSEDSESGSESEQEESAEELQAAEKHEEAEVPENKKEAKSNYKMMFVKASGS, encoded by the exons atgAGCTCGGCCAGGGAGTCGCAGGCCCACCACGGCCTCAAGCGGGCGGCCTCCCCCGAT GGCTCGAGCAGCTGGGAGGCGGCGGACCTGGGCAACGAGGAGCGGAAGCAGAAGTTCCTGCGGCTCATGGGGGCCGGCAAG aaagaacaTACTGGCCGCCTTGTTATCGGAGACCACAGATCAACCTCTCACTTCAGGACAG GGGAAGAAGacaagaaaatgaatgaagaacTAGAGTCTCAGTACCAACAAAGCATGGACAGCACGATGTCCGGACGAAACCGGCGCCACTGCGGACTAGGTTTCAGTGAG TTTCAGGAAGGTGAAGAACAAGAAGAGGCAGCCGGAGACTCCTCTGAACATGAGAGTTCAGAGGACTCCGAAAGTGGCTCTGAGTCAGAGCAAGAGGAATCTGCTGAAGAGCTACAAGCTGCTGAAAAACATGAGGAAGCTGAggttccagaaaacaaaaaagaagcaaaaagcaatTATAAAATGATGTTTGTTAAAGCCAGTGGTTCATAA